The window CTCCCATTTCACGATCCACGAAAGAACTGACGACTCAGGACACTAGCCAGTAGCACCGAGGAGCCTTACCGCCATGATCTCCCGGGGCCATCTTCCAGGGCTGGTGAGGACCGAAGTGCCTGTTAGCTCGGCGACATGGGCGCAAGCGAGCTCAACGCCCGTCACATGGACCGCCATGGAGCATCGGGGCGCTTAAGGAGATGGCGACCACGAAGCTCAACCGGAAGCACCTAATCATTACGGCCCTCGTCACAATCGGTTTGATCTCCATCGTCATCCGAGCCGTGCGCGAAGCGGATTACAGCTTGGTTGACGCCGCTTACGGGCTTGCCTATGAGGCCCTCCCGACCGCCCTGTTTTACGTTCTCACCGACAGTCTCATCGGACGCTTCGAGACTCGCCAGCAACGGCGTCTCGATGCGCTTCGCCGACTGCGCGGCGCCCCATCCGACTCCAATGCCGCCCTACTGGACGACATCGCTGTGGGTAACGAACTGCGACTCGCGGATATGATAGGCGCGCAGCTTGAAGGCATTGAAATTAGAGGGAAGCGCATTCCCGAGGGCCGGATTGATGGCGCCAACGCCGACCGATGCCACATCATCGACTGTCGGGTGGCAAACCTATCGGCTAGGGGCGCTTCCCTCCGCCTGGCGGTCTTCGATCAATCTAGCTTCACAGCGTCCTCATTCCACGAGGCAGATCTTAGCGGCGCACTCTTTGCCAGCTGCAATCTCCAGGGACGAGACTACTTCCGCGGCGCATCGATGGCCGATGTCCGGTTCGTTGACTGCTCGTTCGGTCCGGGAGTTCTCGAGCATGTCCCGACAGTAGGGCCCAAGTTCATCAGGTGCACTGGTGCGGCCAGTGGCTAGAAGAGCAGGAATACTTTGCCTCGGAGCGCTCAACGAAGATGAGGTCCATGTCGGTACGGTTCCACGAATCCTAATCGAATTGCTTGCAGACAGCGGAGTTAAATACGCGCCCTACGGGGAGATCGTGCTTCCCGATGAGCTCGCCGAACGAGTTCGATCGCACCTAACAAGTCCTGCGCACTCGCATCTCGGCGGTGCTGCTTTCAATGTCGCCCGCATCCTAGCCTCGCTGATTCCTGAGGTCAGAATCGGCTTCGCAGGAGTCGCAGGGAGGACGCGTGGCGGTGGGCATCCACACGCAGCCTGCCTGGAGCACCTGGGTGTTGATACCGAGTTCTTGCGGCTCAGCGAGCATGAG of the Pseudofrankia saprophytica genome contains:
- a CDS encoding pentapeptide repeat-containing protein, with protein sequence MATTKLNRKHLIITALVTIGLISIVIRAVREADYSLVDAAYGLAYEALPTALFYVLTDSLIGRFETRQQRRLDALRRLRGAPSDSNAALLDDIAVGNELRLADMIGAQLEGIEIRGKRIPEGRIDGANADRCHIIDCRVANLSARGASLRLAVFDQSSFTASSFHEADLSGALFASCNLQGRDYFRGASMADVRFVDCSFGPGVLEHVPTVGPKFIRCTGAASG